The sequence AGAAATGCGAATTTTTTCATAATGTCTGCAAATTGTTTAGTTTAAAAGAAGTATTAGTCTTTAATGCACTTCCTTTATTAATCGCAATCTAAAATAATTGAAACTAAGAATTATCCTGCACTGTCGGTATGAAAAAAATAATTAAATTTTTAGTTAAAATTAACTAAGATCAATTGTAATCGATTGCGCTGATTCAAAGATAATTTATTTTAAAAACTCAGAAAAGATTTACTTTAAGGTTAAAAAAAACTATTAATTCTTCCACTTGCTTTCAAGTGTTCTGAAATTTTGAATGGTCGGCAAAGGCTTTATAAGTAATTTTTTTTCTTCTTTTTTCAGAATATCTCCGGAACCCAGAGTTTGTGTAATTTCAGTTTTTATACCTTTTAAAAGATCAAATTCTATTTCGATTGTGTAATCTTTACCATCCCAGATTACAGATGAAAAGTTGACTAATTCAAAGTTTCCTTTATTGAATTTAAATTTATCCTGATAATGAAAATCTTTTATTTCAGAATCGATAACCAAATATCCATCCTCAATAAATGCATACGGAATTTGATCTCCGCCATATTTTCCGTTTGGATATTGTGGATTGAAGATATTTGTGGAAGAAAAGAATAATTTGAATTTTCCGTCAGACTGTTGAAAGTAGATTTCTAATTTGAGTGGCTGATTAACATCAACGGTATCCATGGAAATCACGGTTTTATCTTGCAATCCGTCTTTATTGAGATCACCGAACTCTTCTCGTATCTGTATAGTAAAATGACCCGTATTTCCTTTTTGTTGAGCCATTGAAACAAAAGAAATAAGGACGAATAAGATTAAAATTATTTTTCTCATTAATTAAGTTTACAAAAAACAAGTTGTTCTGAAAAATATTTTTGGTTAGTACCTTATCAAAGGTAATATTTTATCTGTTTTGTCCGCTCTTTAATCTCTATTTTTGCACCATCATTTTATTTCAATTTAATACAGACAATTTCACTTGAATAATCTAAAATATTACTTAGCTGCAGTACTTGCTTTTTCTATTTGGGGAACATTTAGTTTGGTTTTAAAGCCACTGCATTCATACCCATCATTGGATATTCTTTTTTATCGTGTTTTCAGCTGTGCCATTATTATGACGGTAGTTTCTGTTGCTTTCAAAAGAGAAAAAATAAAGAATAATGTAATTTTTTTTAAGTCTCTACCGAAAAAGAGCAGAAGAGAAATGATTGTCTTAAATGTTGGAAGCAGTATTTTGTTGACAGCAAATTGGTTTTCATTCATTTATGTGATGAATCATGTAAGTGTGCGGGCGACTTCTGTAGCTTATTTGGTTTGCCCGATTATTACGACTATACTTGCTTATTTTCTGTTGCGTGATAGATTGTCAAAAATGCAATGGCTATCGGTATTTCTGAGTTGTATAGGTTGTGTGTTGCTTTCTTATGCCAATATGATTGATATGTTTTACAGCAGTCTGATTGGCTTTACTTACGCTGCATATTTGATCAGCCAAAACAAAAATACCAAGTTTGATAAATTTCTGGTTCTTAATTTTCATATTTTACTATCAGCGCTTATTTTACTGCCATTTTTTCCGGCTTTCTCTGGGCCGATTCCTACTGATTTTAAATTTTATTTCTATGTTGAAATCATCGCTGTACTTTACACAATTGTTCCATTACTGCTGAATTTATTTGCCTTGAGTGGAATAGCTTCATCAAAAGTAGGAATGATTTTAAATATTAATCCAATCATCGCTTTTGTTTTGGCCGGAGTTGTTTATCATGAGCCTTTGGGTGTTTTGCAGATATTTCCTTATGCGTTGATATTCCTGGCTGTGATTGTGTTTAATGGCAATCAGATCTTTAAAATAAAAGATTCAAACGTAAATTAATTTTGAGTATTTATGAATCAATTCACGTTTGAAATCAATAATAATTATTTATTTAAATTAATCTTCATCCATCAACATCTGAAACCTTTCAGTAAAAAGCCCGACATGATAACCATCCATTAAAGCGTGATGCCCATGAATCGAAACATTCATTGTTTTAGTGTCATTGACATCCATCATTTTTCCAAAAGAAATTTTCGGACAACTGTCTGAAATAGAAAATTTTCTTGCATGTGAAATTGAAGTAAAATTTAACCACGGAACGGCAGAAAAATGAATAACATTGTCTCCTCCTTTTGCCGGAAGCAGGGTATTTGATGATTTCACCCTTTCAATTTCGTTTTTGGCTATGGTTTGAAAAACAGACTCATCAGAATCAAAATCAATGTATGAAAAACCGAAAGTGTTATTGGGTCGATTGATAGTTGCTGATGCATGAATAACATCATATAGAAATGGTTTATCTTCAACAATTCGATATCTGAAGTTCTCAATTTCGTTGGCAGTTTTTATGGCTCTGTACAGATAATAGAGGAAAAAAGATTGATTTTTTCTTTGGCAGATTGGTAAGCTTTTGTACAATCTATGCTTACCGTTGTTCCGAAAAAAGGCTCTTCAAACTGAGAGAAAAAAAGGTATTGTTCTTTACGATCCCATTCGTTGATTGGTATTAATGTCTTCATTTTTAGTATTTATTATTGTTATTTCGAAAAACAAAATTGATTGTTTTTCTATATTTGCATGTTTTACAGCAGCAAAATTCTTAAATACCCAAAACAATAAAAAGGACATTTGTCCCTGACATCCAATGTTAAGAACCAATCAGTCATTTTTGGCTTATGTAAGCAATCTTTATGAGAAGCAAAACCGCAAAGAAGATATTATTGTAAGATCTTTTGAGGAAGGGGAGTTGCTGGTGTCTCAAAATGAAGAGGTCAACAAGGTAATACTTTTGAGGGAAGGCATTGTAAAATGCAGCCTGACCGAGGGAAATGGAAAAGAATATATCCTTGAATTTTCCGGAAGTGGAGAAATTATTGGCGAGTTAGAAAGCATTCGTGAAGTAAAAGCATTATGTACGATTGAAGCACTGACAGCGGTAAAAGTTTATTCCATCTCAATTCCTTATTTCAGGAAACTTTTAAAAGAAGATATTGTTTTCAATGGGTTTTTGCTAAATGTTTTTGCAGAACGCATATCCAATACTTCATCGCGCGCCTCGTATCAGCAGCTTTACACAGTAGAGGAAAGTCTAAACAGACTATTAGAACTGCAATCTGAGCAGGATATAAAAATTTCAAAAGAAAATATGGCCGCTTATCTTGGAGTTTCGGTGAGAAGTTTAAACCGAAGCTTAAAGAGTTTACTGAATAAAGACGAATAGTATTTCAAAATAAAATAATTACTTACTTTCATTAAATTCTTCCTTTGTAATCGTAAAAATATACATTTCCTTATGATTGTAGATTACTTTTTATTAAATATCATTCCGTTTTTTGCAGCGACTTTTTTCGAGTTTTCATTTTCCGGAAAAATCATTGAGATTAATCGATCATGAAAATTATTTTCAAAAGCAAATTCTTTACATTTCTTAGCACTTTCAAGTGCAAAACCCATTTTTCTGAAATTGGGAAGAATGGAGTAGGCAATTTCAAGTTCAAATTTATTTTCAACATTCCGTACCAAAAGTCCGCATTGACCGACTAACTGATTAGTTTCTTTGCAGATGAGAGCGTTTTGCCCGCCTAGATCATTTTCATAACGATGAAAAGTCCATTCAAACCATTTTTCACAACATTCTTCGGCATTTTTAAACTCAGACATTCCAAGAAGTTTTGTAGTTTGTTCATCTTTAAATAGTTCCATCCAAATTTCAAAATCAGAATGTTCCAATTTTCTGAATCTGAGTCTGCCGGTTTCCTGATGATTTAAAAGAAATTTCATTGTTGATAGTACTTAGAATGTTTATTAATCTACCAAATTTAGATTATAAATCACCAATTAAGCCATTTATCAATGAGTTTTTATAGAAGAAAAGGATGATTTTTAAGATTTAAATTAAATAATTCACGTTTAACATTAAATTTTTTCATCAATGTTAGGCTGGATGCATCTGAAAACATATATTTGCACCCTAAATTTTTATAGACATGAAAGAACTTATTGAAAAAATCAACGCAGAATTCGAAGCGTTTGCAACTGAAGCAAACCAACAATCAGAAAAAGGAAACAAGGCAGCGGGTACTAGAGCTCGTAAATCAGCTTTAGAATTGAGCAAATTGTTCAAAGAATTCAGAAAAGTTTCTGTAGAAGAATCTAAAAAATAATACAGACTCGGCCGGCTTTTTTAGCCGGCTTTTTTTTTACTCAATTTTTCAAGTTTTTGTTTACTTTAGGTCTCAGCTTCATCACAGACAAATAAGATGATGTGAAAGCAGAAAGACTTTTGTAGCCTACTTTGAAGGCGATTTCGCTCAGTGTGAATTGTTTTGAATCAATCAGTTCTACACTTTTTACAATTCTGATCAGCTGTATATATTTCTTCAGGCTGATTCCCGTTTCAGATTTAAAAATCCTTTGCAGGCTTCTTGCAGACATATTTCCTTTTTCGGTTAAATCTTCAATGCTTACATGTTGTTTAAAATTGACATTGATGAAATTACAAACCGCCGTCAGTCTCGAATCTACAGGCGCAGGAATCTGAAAGAAATTAGTTTCATTGCAGAAATTAGGTAGACTTGTCAGAATTGCAGTCATAAAAGTGCTTTGTTCTGCATCTTCAGTCAGCAACTTATTCCATTTTGAAGCGTAAAGTAGCATCTCTTTCAAAACCGATGGTGCCGGAAACACATGTACGTCTTTAAAGAAATCATTCTCCAAACCTTTTTTAAATAAAACAACCATCAGCTTTACGGTTTCAGATTCTGAAGTAATTCGGTGTTTTTTTGAACCTGGAATCCAAATCACATGATTCTGAGGTACGAGATATATTTTTTGATCAATATGAAAATACTGATAACCTTCTTCTACAAAAGTAAGCTGCGAACGCTCGTGGAAGTGCTCATAATCATCATGCTTCCAGTCTTTTTCGTACCAAATATAAATGTCTTTATCAACAGAATCAGAAAAATATCCCGGAAAATTTTCCGATAAACTGCATTTGATTTTGGCGTTTTGCATATTGTTTTTGGCAAAATTAATGAAAATAGCCTTCTTAATTTTGTACCATCAATTATTTTAAAATTTTTATGAAAATGACAAAAGGAATTTTTACATTCATTCTTCTATTTTTAATCACAAATATTATGCTGGCACAAGACAATAAAACAAAAGTACTGGTTTTGATTCATTCAGATAATGGCGGAACTTACGAATTGGCAAAGGAAATTTCTAAAGGAATTGAAAACTATGGAAATACTAAAGCAATCATTAAACTTGTAAAATCTTCATCGCATGAAAAGCTGAAAAACCTTCCTGTTGCAACAGTTGACGAGTTGGCCTCGTATGACGGAATCGCCTTTGGTTCGCCTGTTTATTTTGGAAATATAAGCACAGGAATGAGCGAATTTATTGCTAAAACGGTTAATGTATGGACAAATCATGAATTGGAAGGAATGCCTGCAACGGTTTTTATGTCTGCAGGAAGTGGAGCAGGAAACGAACTGGCTGTTCAGTCATTTTGGAACAGTCTTTCAGTTCACGGAATGGTTTTGGTCTCAAACGGTATTCGTGGTAATGATAAGATAGATTCTACAATCCCGCAGGGAAATACGGTATTGGGAGTAACGAGTTTAGCTTCAGTGAAAAATGTGCAGCGATCAAGCGAAAGTGAAAAATATTTAGCGAGAATTCAGGGTGAGAATTTTGCAAAAGTGGCATCAGCTTTAAAGGGTACTTTTCAAAAGAAAGTTACAAAAGAAACTTTAAAAACAGAAACTGTTGATGCTGTTTTAAAAAAGAAAAACATCATGCTGCCCAGCGTTCCAAAGCCTGCAGGAAATTATCAACCTTATGTAAGATCAGGGAATCTGATTTTCATTAATCAGGTTGCTTTGAAAGATGGTAAAATTCTTAATCCCGGAAAATTAGGAATTTCGGTTGATGAAAATCAGGTGAAAGAAGCTACAAAACAGACAATGCTCAATGTTTTGGCAGTATTGAAAGACGCTGTGAACGGAGATTTAGATCAAGTGAAAAAAGTTGTTCAGCTCACCGGAATTTTTAATACAAAAGACGACTACACCAAGCATGCAGATTTGATGAATGTCGCTTCAGATCTCGCAGTGGAAGTCTTTGGTGAAAAAGGAAAACATGCAAGAGCTACACTCGGAGCATCATCGATTCCTGTGAATTCTTCGGTAGAAATTCAGGCCATATTTGAGGTTGAATAAGTGTAGAAAACCGTTAAAGAAAATTAAATATTCACAAATAATATTAAATATATCAAACCTCGTTGAAATGTAACCTGTTTTGAATTTATATTTGCTCCGCTAATAACCAATAGCGGAGTTTATTATGAAACATGTTTCCTTTCTGTTTGTCTTTTTATCAGCGGTTCTTTCTGCTCAGAAAATCCAGATTGTCGACGCTGAAAACGGAAAACCAATCGCCAACGCAAGGATTCTTTTGTCGAATCAATTGCTTTATACCAACGAAGATGGCTTTGCACCTGTAGATGAGAATTCTAAAGATTTTGAAGTTTCAGCTTCCGGTTTCAAAAAAGAAAAGATTAAGAACTTTAGTTCTGTAATCAAGCTTCATCCTGCTTTTAAAGATATTGAAGAAGTGAAAATCGTCAGTGTAGATATCAAAAAGCTCTTTGAAGATGTTTTTAAAAATTATCACAAACGTTATTATGATGAGCCTTCGATATACGATGTGGTGATGAAGCAGAAGGCTTTTGATAATAACAAACTCCATTTTATGTCCATTTCTGAAGCTAAATTATGGAGTAAAACCAATTCCTACAACTACAAAGACGGCTACAACAAAAAATATGACGAAATTCTGCAGTTACAGCTTAATAATGTAAAATACCTCAAAATAAATAAATCTGACAGTATTTTTTCTGCCAAAGTAGAAGAGTTTACACATGAATATATGGGTAATTATTTCTTCAATTATGAGCTGAATCGAACCCTTACGAACATAAGGTCTCATCAAGCAAAATATTCAGGAACATTAGTTTCAGAGGAAGATGGTGAGCAGTTGATCAGCTTTAAAATAAAAACTATAAGAGGCACCAAAATAGAGGGTAATTTGAAATATAATACAGCAGACAAAGTAATTACGTTTTTTGAGACAAACTATGCGATGGATGATTTACCTGTCGAAAAAAGGTTTCAACTGACGGAAGAACGTTTGATTATAAATATGGAAATGCCATTCTTACCTTCGATTTTTATAAGAAAGATGGTCTTTATGTGCCCGCTTTAAATAGATTTGAAACTGATAATTACACGATGTTTTACAAAGACGAAACCCATGTGAAAAAGTCGATGCGTGAGATTGTGTACAACACATTTGCAAAATCTGATAAAAAAGGATTAGACCCAAAAGTAAATTTTGCTAAAAGCATTTGGGAAAATATTCCTGTAAAAGAAGACAAAGAATCCACGGTTTTACTCT comes from Chryseobacterium sp. 3008163 and encodes:
- a CDS encoding Crp/Fnr family transcriptional regulator → MLRTNQSFLAYVSNLYEKQNRKEDIIVRSFEEGELLVSQNEEVNKVILLREGIVKCSLTEGNGKEYILEFSGSGEIIGELESIREVKALCTIEALTAVKVYSISIPYFRKLLKEDIVFNGFLLNVFAERISNTSSRASYQQLYTVEESLNRLLELQSEQDIKISKENMAAYLGVSVRSLNRSLKSLLNKDE
- a CDS encoding Atu1372/SO_1960 family protein, with amino-acid sequence MKMTKGIFTFILLFLITNIMLAQDNKTKVLVLIHSDNGGTYELAKEISKGIENYGNTKAIIKLVKSSSHEKLKNLPVATVDELASYDGIAFGSPVYFGNISTGMSEFIAKTVNVWTNHELEGMPATVFMSAGSGAGNELAVQSFWNSLSVHGMVLVSNGIRGNDKIDSTIPQGNTVLGVTSLASVKNVQRSSESEKYLARIQGENFAKVASALKGTFQKKVTKETLKTETVDAVLKKKNIMLPSVPKPAGNYQPYVRSGNLIFINQVALKDGKILNPGKLGISVDENQVKEATKQTMLNVLAVLKDAVNGDLDQVKKVVQLTGIFNTKDDYTKHADLMNVASDLAVEVFGEKGKHARATLGASSIPVNSSVEIQAIFEVE
- a CDS encoding CatA-like O-acetyltransferase, whose protein sequence is MYKSLPICQRKNQSFFLYYLYRAIKTANEIENFRYRIVEDKPFLYDVIHASATINRPNNTFGFSYIDFDSDESVFQTIAKNEIERVKSSNTLLPAKGGDNVIHFSAVPWLNFTSISHARKFSISDSCPKISFGKMMDVNDTKTMNVSIHGHHALMDGYHVGLFTERFQMLMDED
- a CDS encoding histone H1; this translates as MKELIEKINAEFEAFATEANQQSEKGNKAAGTRARKSALELSKLFKEFRKVSVEESKK
- a CDS encoding helix-turn-helix domain-containing protein, with product MQNAKIKCSLSENFPGYFSDSVDKDIYIWYEKDWKHDDYEHFHERSQLTFVEEGYQYFHIDQKIYLVPQNHVIWIPGSKKHRITSESETVKLMVVLFKKGLENDFFKDVHVFPAPSVLKEMLLYASKWNKLLTEDAEQSTFMTAILTSLPNFCNETNFFQIPAPVDSRLTAVCNFINVNFKQHVSIEDLTEKGNMSARSLQRIFKSETGISLKKYIQLIRIVKSVELIDSKQFTLSEIAFKVGYKSLSAFTSSYLSVMKLRPKVNKNLKN
- a CDS encoding EamA family transporter, whose product is MNNLKYYLAAVLAFSIWGTFSLVLKPLHSYPSLDILFYRVFSCAIIMTVVSVAFKREKIKNNVIFFKSLPKKSRREMIVLNVGSSILLTANWFSFIYVMNHVSVRATSVAYLVCPIITTILAYFLLRDRLSKMQWLSVFLSCIGCVLLSYANMIDMFYSSLIGFTYAAYLISQNKNTKFDKFLVLNFHILLSALILLPFFPAFSGPIPTDFKFYFYVEIIAVLYTIVPLLLNLFALSGIASSKVGMILNINPIIAFVLAGVVYHEPLGVLQIFPYALIFLAVIVFNGNQIFKIKDSNVN
- a CDS encoding GNAT family N-acetyltransferase; translated protein: MKFLLNHQETGRLRFRKLEHSDFEIWMELFKDEQTTKLLGMSEFKNAEECCEKWFEWTFHRYENDLGGQNALICKETNQLVGQCGLLVRNVENKFELEIAYSILPNFRKMGFALESAKKCKEFAFENNFHDRLISMIFPENENSKKVAAKNGMIFNKK